The Streptomyces vinaceus genome contains the following window.
GACGTACAGCGCGAGCGCCCAGCCGTCATGCTGCCTCCGGACGAGCACGGTCCCGAGGAGGCCCGCTACGTTCAGCAGCTGGTGCGGGTCTATGCCGAGCGGTGGAAGGGTGACGTCGCAACCCTGGAACTGATTGCGCAGCACCCCACGGCCGGTGATCACATGCGTCGGCAGCGCGAGGCGTTCTACAGCGCCGAGTCGTTGCGCCGCTTCGCTCGGGACGCTTACCCCGACGGACACTTCAATGCGGTCATGGACGACGTCCACACGATTGCGGTAGAGGTGGGCGACAAGCGCTTCGAACTTGGCTGGGACCGCCTGCAGGCGGTCCTGGAGGCCGCCGGAGTCATGGCGCTGACGGAGACAGTTCTAGCCCGGTACGTGAGGCCCCTGGACCGCAAGGGGGTATGCCATCACCTGGCGAACGAAGGCCGACTGCACTGGTGTGAGGAAGGAGGAGCCGCATGAACCCGCTCAATAGCCCGCTGGAGATCAGCGTGCGAGCCCTGGTGCTCCTGGCAGAGATCCACCCCGAGCCCCTCGACCTGGCACAGCTGGCCCTCCTTGACCACGCCGTCCTCCACAGCGGCGACCTCGACGGCCCTCCCTCCCTGCACCCTTCCTTGCCCGGGCACTCTGGTGAGCTGGGCATGAAACGCACCGTTCTGGAACAAGCGCTGCTGGTCCTCATTCGTGCCGGGCTCGCCGGCGTCGAGGCCGACGAGACGGGACTGGTCTACCGAGCCACCGAACGCGGGCCCGCTTTCGTCGACATCCTTGAGGCCCCCTACGTGGGGCGGCTGCGCGAGCGCGCCGAGTGGGTCGTGCACCACTGGGCTCCCGACACCGACGTAAGACAGGCCACTGCGGAACTCATCAGTGGCTCCCTGTCCGCATCCGCGACATTCGAGGGCCGCCGTGAGTGAACTGCAGCTGACCCATCTCACCTACTGCGGACCCAACCTCCCCCCGGCGCAGATCGTCTTCGGCCCGGAGCTGACCGTCATCTATGGCACCTCCGACACCGGCAAGTCGTTCATCGTGAAATCGATCGAATACATGCTGGGCGGCGCCGACCTGGCGATGGTCCCGGAAGGCGACGGCTACACACAGATCCTTTTGGGTCTGCTCATGCCGGATGGCAGCCCGCTGACGCTACTGCGAGCCCCTGACAGCAACAGCATTTTCCTCTACCGCTCGGATCTGCGTGATCTTGTGATGGCCACGCCGGATGCGTCGGTGACAGCGGTTCACAACGCTCGCAGCCGCAACAGCCTCTCCATCCATCTTCTGCGCGCGCTCGGCTTGGACGAGGTCCTGATCCGCAAGAATGAAGCTGGCGGCACCCGCCCCCTCGCGCTGTCCGATTTGCTGCACCTGTCGCTAGTCACCGAGAAGCGCATGATCGGTGACGTCCCGCCGGTGCTGCGTACCGGGACCGCCAGCACGCGGACCGCGGAGCTGTCCGTCATGCGATTCCTGGTCACCGGAGAAGGCGACCCAGCCGTGGACACCGGCCTCAATGCCGGGCAACGCCGTGTCCACAAGGGGCAGGTACAACTGTTGGATCAGCTTGTCCTCGACCTGTCGGCCAAGCTCGTTACGCAGGAGAACGAGCGCCAGCTCCGCGACCGGCTCATCCGGATCCGCACCGCGCTGGACGAGCAGTCCGCACCACTGCGCCAGGTCAACGAATCCCACCGCGAAGCGGTCGACTCCCGCATGGAAACCGCCCGGGAACTGGCTGCCCTAGATGAGCGGCTGACCGAGGTCAGTGACCTGCTGGGCCGCTTCAAGCTGTTGGAGGCCCAGTACCGCTCGGACCTGGAACGGCTGGCCATGGTCAACGAAGCCGGCAGCATCCTCGGCTACTTCAAGGTCGGCACTTGCCCGTTCTGCGGCGCCGAACGCGAGCACCAGCAGGCCAACCACCGGGTGGAGGAAACCACCCAGCTTCACATCGCCGTC
Protein-coding sequences here:
- a CDS encoding ABC-three component system middle component 2; the protein is MNPLNSPLEISVRALVLLAEIHPEPLDLAQLALLDHAVLHSGDLDGPPSLHPSLPGHSGELGMKRTVLEQALLVLIRAGLAGVEADETGLVYRATERGPAFVDILEAPYVGRLRERAEWVVHHWAPDTDVRQATAELISGSLSASATFEGRRE